One genomic segment of Thunnus albacares chromosome 18, fThuAlb1.1, whole genome shotgun sequence includes these proteins:
- the LOC122967898 gene encoding multidrug resistance-associated protein 1 — translation MEDLCSVSGLDPLWDWNLTWHTTRPDLTQCFQHTILVWFPCVYLWTCSPLYVLYLKLRPHRGIIPLSKLCCTKTAVQGRLRGKSWHHDVKMTVHKELSWAVTALERCGSIGEYIGDTV, via the exons aTGGAAGATCTGTGCAGCGTCAGCGGTCTGGATCCTCTCTGG GACTGGAACCTGACGTGGCACACCACCAGGCCAGACCTGACTCAGTGTTTCCAGCACACCATCCTGGTGTGGTTCCCTTGTGTTTACCTGTGGACCTGTTCACCTCTCTACGTGCTCTACCTGAAGCTCCGCCCCCACCGAGGCATCATCCCACTGTCTAAACTCTGCTGCACCAAGACG GCAGTGCAGGGTCGGCTGAGAGGAAAGAGTTGGCACCATGATGTGAAGATGACAGTCCATAAGGAGCTGAGCTGGGCTGTAACCGCTCTGGAAAGGTGTGGCTCTATAGGTGAATATATAGGTGATACAGTTTAG